Genomic DNA from Eschrichtius robustus isolate mEscRob2 chromosome 4, mEscRob2.pri, whole genome shotgun sequence:
catgagtgtgtgtgtgtagatgttTCCGTGCAACACAGATTCTTTTAACACCCATAgtatttttctctctgctcttgCCTAAATCGCACTTTCCTGGAAGTCCTTTCTGTCTTGCCCTGCTTAGAAACCAAGTTGGGTTTCCTCCGAGTTGAGGTCTCGGGCATGTGTGGAATCACAGCCCGCACTGAGGGCACAATGCCTTGACTGGAAGTTGGGCCCAGGGATCTGATGACAACCTTAGGCAGATGGTTGGGGCCAGGCCTAGTGTGCACGCCCGGTCACGCCCACGTTGCTTGCAGAGAACCGAGGCCTCCAGCCCTCCCAGCACCCATGCACGTGCAAACACACATTCGCATGCAAACACAGGCCATCTCCCTCAGTGAAACAAATGACCCAGGTCTCTCCTCCAGCCTGTGTCTCTCAGTGGGGTCTTAGCGTAGCTGTCTCTGGAATTGCAGTTGGGTCCCATGTGTCTCATGCATCTTCTGGCTTCTCTCCGTCCCTCCTTCAGGATAACCACGACCGCGAGGTGCAGGAGCTGAGGCGGCTGCAGCGGCTGAAGGAGCTGGAGCAGAAACGGCATTCCTGGACGGCTGGGGAGCTTGGATTCGGCCGGAGCAGCAGTGAAAATGACGTGGAGCTGTTGACTAAGAGGGGCGTGGAGGACCTGCCCCCTTTCCTGCACTCCAGGCCCATCAGCCTCTCCTACCGGCCCCCCAACACCCGCCGCTCCCGCCTCTCCCCGGGCATCACAGCTGACCGGGAGCTGCTGACCTTCCTGGAGAGCTCCACTGGCAGCCCCGAGGAGCTCAAGTTCCACAGCTTGCCCCGGAGCTGCCCCCGGCAGGCCCCGGCCAGCAGAGCCCGGACGGAGCCTGGAGAACAGAGGGACCAGGGCTCCAGCCCAGCACACAGACCTCCGGCCTCGGAGGGCCAGGAggaagccccccaccccacctccgctTGGCCGAGCCAGCTCCTGGCCCCCGGGCCTGAGGAACCCGCCTCCGCCTTACCCCAAGTTCGGGGCAATGGGGTCAGCATCCTCCGAAAAAGGAACAGCGAGCCCGTGGGCCTGGGTCCTGTGCGGTCCCCTCCACTCTCGCTGTTGGCTCTAGGGATTAGGGAGCATGAGCTGGTGACAGGTCTGGCCCAGTTCGACCTCCAGGCTGCCAAGGGCCCGGAGGAGCTGGCCCTGCTGACCGTGAATGACTTCAGCCCAATGGAGCTGGCGTCCGTGGGGGATGAGAGCCCGCAGTCCCTGGGCGCCAGCAACGGCAGCCTGACGCCCGTGGGCAGAGGTGCCCAGGGGGGTCCCATCCTGGCCCCAGGGGATGGCAGCGCTGCCCCGGATGAGCCCATCAGCGCGGCTCCGGTATCTGAGGGCAGCAGCGGCCCCGAGAACCAAGATGCTGGGCCTCTGTTCTATGTCTCGGACACCACCGACTGCTCGCTGACCCTGGACTGCTCGGAGGGAACCGACTCCAGACCCGAAGGGGCGGATCCGGGGGAGGGGGGCGACGGAGAGGGCTCCGTGCCCTCCAGGGCCGGGGAGACCGGCGGCAGCCAGGTCTCCTCAAACGCCGCCCGCAACCCGCCTGCGGAGGCTCCCATTGCCGCCTCCGCCTCCGGCGGCTCCGTCTCGGGGAAGAGCGAGCCGGGCTGCGAGGGAGGCCTGCCCACGGACAGGACGGCCAGAGGGAGGGAAGTGATGGCCGCGAAGAGGAGCCCCCTCAAACAGGCGTCGGCGGGGGCGTCCAGGGCGGGGCCTGCCCGGCGGGGCGCGGGGGCGGCAGGGCCGGTGCGGGCGCTGACTGGCTGGGAGAGCGAGAGCATGCGCAAGGTCGTGCCCATCTCGCGCGCCGGCCGCGCGCCCCCCGCCGGCGAGCGTCCCCCTCGCGAGGCCCCCGGCGGCGCTAACCCGCCGGCGCCGGTGTCGCGCCGCAGCTCGGTGCTGGGGCCCCTGAACGCGTCGCCCGGGAGGCCATCGACGGCTGCCCGGCCCGGGAGGGAGCTCCCAGCGCCGCCCAGGAGCTCCTTCAGGAAGCCCAGCGCCAAGCCCCTGCGCAATGTCCCGCGGCAGAAGCCCGAGGAGAACAAGATCTGCCGCTCCGGCTCCCAGGGCCCCGACGGCCCCGAGGagccgccccgcgccccgccggCCCCCAGCGCGCCCCGCGGCCCGGCCCCGGTCCCCAGCTTTGCCCGCAACACGGTCGCCTCCTCGTCTCGGTGTCAGAGGACCGACTCCCCCCCTGTGGCCAGATCCCCGGGCCTCACCCGGACTGTGTCGCAGCGGCAGCTGAAGGTGAAGGGTGGCCCCGAGGACGCCGCCCCCAAGGACAGCGGCGCCCTGCGGCGGGCCGGCAGCTCCCGCGCCCCCCGGAAGGGGCCCGAGTCGGCCGAGGGCCCCGGAGACAGCGCCCAGGCCCCGCCGAAGGGCCGCGGGGCCGGGGAAAGGGCCTCCTTCCGGCTGAAGGACGCCTGTCGGGGGGCGCTGGGGAAGGGGCTCCATCCCTTGTGGAAGTGAGGGGCGTCCGCGCTCGCCTCTCGCCTCCTGGGGTTCGGGTGGTGAGGACTGACTTCTGTGAAAGGCCGACCCCGAATGTCTATTCCACATAAAGTCCTCCGCCGGGGCCACCTGCCAGTGCTCCTGTCACCGAAGGTGCAGCCGTGGGGCCCGCCTACCATGCCACGCTGACTCCGGCTGGACGGACGTCCTGCCGCCATGGGCAGGCGTCTCCGCAGCGCCCAGGAGGTGGACCAGGCGGACCCCGTCTCCCAAACAGACCACAGAGACCCGTGAACGACTCAGACGAGGAAAATGACTTTCCTGTGTAACAAGTAAAAGAAGATTTGGGGCCAGTTTTTATATATCaatgacttattttttaatataaaaattaaacgtTGTTTTAGTTGGTTCCTTTCACGGAGTGAAATGCGTCCCAGGGGGAAAATGGTGAAGATGTTTTTATCTTCCTGTGTTCCCTGGCCTCAGGGTTCCACCTGCCCACCCCGTGCATAGCTGGCAACTGGACTTCCGCAAGCCTTTGGGTGTTCTGTGGTTGGCCCCGTCTTCCTGAAGACTTTCTTCTTTGCTCATCTCACCCTGCTGACTTTGGTGAGGGTTTGGGTGTGGACAGGAGGGAAAGTGAGACTGGTGGACGGAAATCGGGTGCTCCcgtgtgttgggacaggcaccgtGGGCAGTGGGGCAAGTCTCCCCTGCAGGTGGGTGGCAGCCCCTGGGAGAATGCTGAAGCTTCCAGAGTTTAGAGGTGCCATATTTTGATGGAAGGTCATCAGGGACTGTTCAGCTGAGCACATCTTTCCCATTGTGTTTTCTCATTTGAGTATCTGTTGCAAAACTGAGTGAAGGCTGCTATGACCTGTGTTCGCTCTAGTTACAGGGAAGAATAAACCCTTCAGTCTCCCACGCTCTCCTTTGCTAATGTGACCTGGAGCCTGGAGAgaagctctctcctctctcctctcacctctctctctctctctctctcgatgATACTTTTTAATGTTGCTGTCTATTGTTTGGTACAGTGGTTTTAAATCCTGAGAAAAACCAGATCAAGTTCTTAaaaacagagcaaaaaaaaaaaaaaaaaaatgaaattgctttAAGAAGATTTTATATTAggaaatttttggaaaaaaaagtcagGCTTCAttcaaaagaaagaggaaaacatgtACTATTTCTACTCAGTGCCTGTTCACTATTTCCCTCTAACTGATTGGGAAATGGGGGAATTCTTGAAacttttttgttatttaaaaattgccCCCCCCCTTTTTTCACTTTTGATCACTTGTTAGTGAAACTTTGTTTCAGATCTGACAGCGGTAGGTGGATTTTGGCAAATATAATGTATTTGTGTCGAATCCATAAGGTCGATGTTACAGTCTCCCTCCTGTAGAATGTTGCCTTCCATTCAAATTAATTGGAAACTCTGAGCTTCCATAAGTTAGCTAAATTGAAAAGGTAAACTTCATGGTTGAAGAAGTAAGGCACTTGACCACAAAACCTCTTGTAAAAGCAGCCCTCAGTACGTATTTCCAGTGCTCCACAAAGATGAATCCTGAGCCATTTTTCACCATCTCAAAAAGCCTTAAAAATCATGTATTTAACCATGCAGACAAAAATGTTCAAACCATAGGGCCTGTGAAAGAGGTCAAAAGTTTGTGGATTTGTGGGTAGTGCCAGGGTCGGGACC
This window encodes:
- the FHDC1 gene encoding FH2 domain-containing protein 1 → MHVMNCVSLVSDKGNGNIATTAGFMIGQTPPPPPPPPPPPPPPCPYSGEGFPPSPPPPPPPPLPGGPPVPPPAPGLPPTSHLNGYSHLGKKKRIRSFFWKTIPEEQVRGKTNIWTLAARQQHHYQIDTKSIEELFGQQENTTISSPSGRGGPLNSSFREGREEITILDAKRSMNIGIFLKQFKKSPLSIVEDIHQGKSEHYGSETLREFLKLLPESEEIKKLKAFSGDVAKLSLADSFLHCLIQVPNYSLRIEAMVLKKEFLPSCSSLFTDITILRTATKELMSCEELHSILHLVLQAGNIMNAGGYAGNAVGFKLSSLLKLADTKANKPGMNLLHFVAQEAQKKDAVLLNFSEKLHHVQEAARLSLDNTEAELHSLFVRTTSLKENVQRDGELCQQMEDFLQFALKKLAELERWKQELQDEAHTLIDFFCEDKDTVKLDECLQIFRDFCVKFNKAVKDNHDREVQELRRLQRLKELEQKRHSWTAGELGFGRSSSENDVELLTKRGVEDLPPFLHSRPISLSYRPPNTRRSRLSPGITADRELLTFLESSTGSPEELKFHSLPRSCPRQAPASRARTEPGEQRDQGSSPAHRPPASEGQEEAPHPTSAWPSQLLAPGPEEPASALPQVRGNGVSILRKRNSEPVGLGPVRSPPLSLLALGIREHELVTGLAQFDLQAAKGPEELALLTVNDFSPMELASVGDESPQSLGASNGSLTPVGRGAQGGPILAPGDGSAAPDEPISAAPVSEGSSGPENQDAGPLFYVSDTTDCSLTLDCSEGTDSRPEGADPGEGGDGEGSVPSRAGETGGSQVSSNAARNPPAEAPIAASASGGSVSGKSEPGCEGGLPTDRTARGREVMAAKRSPLKQASAGASRAGPARRGAGAAGPVRALTGWESESMRKVVPISRAGRAPPAGERPPREAPGGANPPAPVSRRSSVLGPLNASPGRPSTAARPGRELPAPPRSSFRKPSAKPLRNVPRQKPEENKICRSGSQGPDGPEEPPRAPPAPSAPRGPAPVPSFARNTVASSSRCQRTDSPPVARSPGLTRTVSQRQLKVKGGPEDAAPKDSGALRRAGSSRAPRKGPESAEGPGDSAQAPPKGRGAGERASFRLKDACRGALGKGLHPLWK